Within Streptomyces roseirectus, the genomic segment GTAGTGGACGAACCGCACGCGCAGGCCGTACTGCTTGCCGAAGTCGTGCAGCCCGACGAGTTCGAAGACGAAGGTGACGAGCGCGGTGACGGCCGGCAGGAAGGTGACGAAGGCGATGCCGACGGGGACGTCGAGGAAGAGCGCGATGGCCACGTTCAGCGGGATGACGACGCCGGAGGCGGCCTGGAGGAACGGGGTCATGAGGGTGTAGCGGGCGAGCAACCGCTGTCCGAAGCCGGGGAGTTGCTTCCAGTCCTTCTTCCGGTAGACCTGAAGGAACCCCTGGTTCCAGCGAGTTCGCTGTTTGAGCAGCGACATGAGCGTGCCCGGGGTCTCCTCGCGGGTGACCATGTCGGAGTCGTAGGCGACGACGACCTTCTTGCCGACGGAGGAGAGCCGCACACCCAAGTCGCAGTCCTCGGCAAGGCAGTTGGAGTCCCAGCCGCCGGCTTCCCGCAGGGTGTCGGTGCGGACGAAGACGGTGTTGCCGCCGAGCGGGATGAACCCCTTCTGCGCGTGCAGGTGGAGGCGGGAGCGGAACCAGAAGAAATACTCCAGGCAGTTGCGCAGGCTGTACCAGCTGGAGTGGAAGTTGATGAGCTGGACGCCGCCCTGGACGACGTCGGCGCCGGTGGTGCGGAAGGCGTGGTCGACGTGGGCGAGGAGTTCGGGGTGGACCTGGTCCTCGGCGTCGAAGACCCCGACGACGCTGCCGCGGCAGTGCGGGAGCGCCGTGTTCATCGCCTTCGGCTTGTTCTTCTTCTCGTGGGTGTCGACGACGACGCGGACGCGCGGGTCGCGGGCGGCGGCGCGCTCGGCGACCTCGGTGGTCTCGGGGTCGTCGTGGCCGACGATCACGATGATCTCGAAGTCGGTGTGGCTCGACTCCAGGAGGCGGCGGATGGTGTGGTCGAGGACGGCCTGCTCGTGCCGGGCGGGCAACAGCAGGGAGAACGAGGTGTGTTGAGCCCCGTCCGGTTGTCCGAAACGGGTGGCGGCGAGCACTTCCGGCGTGCGCCAGGCGTGCATCTGCCACCAGAGGGTGAAGGCCGCCATCCCGAACAGGGCCAGCGAGACGGCGGATATGAAGACGGACGTGAACAAGAAAAGATCCCCCCAGATCTCAGGGCCCCCTGTCGCGACAGCGCGTCACGCGGGTCGCGTCATGTGCTGAGGCTAAGTGGAAACTGTGAACCCGGGGAGGTCTTCCGATAAATAGCTTGTTTCGGAACTGACTTGTTCTTGCCTGCCCATATCAGGACATGTGCTCACGCTTTTGACCATAAATGATCAAGAGGTGTGACCGTTCTCTCAGGTCAGCCCAGGTCGGCTCGGGTCGGCCTCAGGTCAGCGAGGCCCGCAGCCGGTCGGGGTCGGTCGTCGGGAGGTCGCACGTGAAGTTGCGGCAGACGTACGCCGTGGGTTCACTTCCCGAAAGATGGCGGTCCACGATCAAGGGAAACTCGTCACTGTCCGTCACACCGTAGGCCACGACCGCGCCGGGAGCGGTGGCCAGAAGTGCTCGCCGGTGCAGTTCCTTTCCGGCCGGATTGGCCAACTCCGGTGTCACGACGGCGACTTCGCGCGGTCCGTCGAGCAGTGCCTCGGCGGCGGCCAGGCCCCAGCCGATGAAGCGGGGGACGCGCGGGCCGAGCGCCTTCACGACGCCGAGGGCCTTCTCGGCGGCGGCGCGGTGGGGTGCGGCGCCGGTGTGGGCCGCGTACGACAGGAGCGCGGAGGCCGCCGCCGTCCACCCGGAGGGGGCCGCGTTGTCGGTGGGGTCCTGGGGGCGCCGGATGAGCTGTTCCGCGTCGGACGCCGTGTCGTACAGGTCGCCCGTCTCCGGGTCGGTGAAGCGGGCCAGGACGTGGTCGAGGAGGAGCCCCGCGAAGTCCAGCCACACGCCCTCACCGGTCACGGACGCGAGCGCGAGGAAGCCCTCGGCGACATCGCCGTAGTCCTCCAGTACTCCCGCGTTGGTACCGGCCTGGCCGTCCTTGCTGGTGCGGGAGAGGTGGGCGCGGTCGTCCAGGTGGACGCGGACGACGAGGTCGGCGGCGGCGACGGCGGCCTCGACCAGGTCGGGGCGGTCGAAGTAGGCGCCGGTCTCGGCGAGCGCGGCGACCGCGAGGCCGTTCCAGGCGGCGACGACCTTGTCGTCCCGGCCGGGCGCGGGGCGCTCGGCACGCTTCGCCAGCAGGAGGCGCCGGATGCGCTCGACCCGGTCGGCGTCGAAAACGCCCTCGGTCTGCGGGAGTTGGAGGACGGAGGCGCCGTGCTCGAAGGTGCCCTCCTCGGTGACGCCGAAGTACTGGGCGGCCAAGTCGGCGTCCGGGCCCAGGGTTTCGCGCAACTGTTCGGGCGTCCACACGTAGTACGCGCCCTCCACGTGCTTGCCGGTGCCGTCGTCACTGTCGGCGTCCAGCGCGGACGCGAAACCGCCCTCGGGGGTGCGCAGTTCGCGGACCATGAAGTCGGCGGTCTCCAGCGCGACGCGGCGGGCCAGTTCCGAGCCGGTGGAGCGCCACAGGTGGGCGTACACACGGCACAGCAGGGCGTTGTCATAGAGCATCTTCTCGAAGTGGGGCACGATCCACTCCCGGTCCACCGAGTACCGCGCGAAACCGCCCCCGAGCTGGTCATAGATCCCGCCCCGGGCCATCCGCTCACAGGTGTCCACGGCCATCTGCAGCGCGCCCTCCGCGCCGGTCCGCGCGTGATGCCGCAGCAGGAACTCGACGACCATGGACGGCGGGAACTTGGGCGCACCCCCAAAGCCGCCCCGTTGCGGGTCGTACTCCCTGGTCAGCCCCAGCAGCGCCGCGGCCGGCTCCTCCTCCCCCGGCGGCCTCTGATCCCCGAACGACAGCTCCCGCTCCCCCAGATCCCGCACGATCCGCCCCGCGACCTCCGCGACCTCCTCCCGCCGCCCCTCCCACGCCACCCGCACCCCTTCCAGCACCTGCCGGAACGACGGCGACCCATGCCTGGGCTCCGGCGGAAAATACGTCCCGAAATAAAACGGCTCCGCATCCGGCGTCAGAAACACCGTCATCGGCCACCCACCCTGCCCCGTCGCCGCCTGCACCGCCTCCATGTACACCGCGTCCACATCCGGACGCTCCTCACGGTCCACCTTCACACTCACGAAGTGCTCATTGAGGAAGTCGGCGGTCTCCTGATCCTCGAAGGACTCGTGCGCCATCACATGGCACCAGTGACAGCTCGAATACCCCACGCTCAGCAGCACCGGCCGGTCCACCCGCCGCGCCTCCTCGAACGCCTCCCTCGACCAGGGCCACCAGTCGACCGGGTTGTCGGCGTGCTGCAGCAGATACGGCGAGGTCTCGTTCACGAGGCGGTTCGACATGGGTCCATCCTCGCGCACGAGGGGGACGGCGGGGGTGCGCGGCGCAGTCGTACCGCCTGCCGCGGTCCGGTCAGCCCGTGCTTACACTTGCCGATTCGATGACCTCTCCAAGACGGGAAGACCTCCTCTTGCGTTTCAGACATGGATGGATCCCGGTTGTGGTGTTCGGCCTGAGTGTGGGGGCGCTCGGTGGGGGGCCGGCGGCTGCGGAGGCCGGTGGGGCGCAGGGGCAGCGGGTGTTGCGGGAGGAGGAGCGGTACTGGACGGCGGACCGGATGGCGGACGCTGTTCCGGCCGGTGGGGCGCCGGTGGTGCATGGTGGGCCGCGGGCCCATGTCGACGCCGGTGTGACCGCTGTGCGCAAGCCGCCGCCCGGGACCCCGGCCCCCGTACGCTTCGCGGGGCATCCGACGGTGGGGACGTTCTTCTTCGACAGCAAGCCGCTGGGCGGCAGGAGCACGTTCTGTACGGGCAGCGTCGTCCACACGGCCGCCAGGGACATCGTCCTGACGGCCGGACACTGCGCGGTGAGTCTGACGAGGGCCACGCACCGGGTCTTCGTGCCGAAGTACGTGAGCGGAAGGCCCGCCTCCGGTCAGCCGTACGGTGTCTTCCCGGTCACCCGGCTCTACATCGACCCCCGCTATGTGGCGAACACGAAGAAGGCGGTCTCCGATCTGGACCTGGCGTTCGCGCAGACCGGCCCGAACAGCCGGGGCAAGCGGGTGGAGGACGTGACGGGAGCCCTGACGTTCGCGCCGGCCACCGGGTACACCCACCGTGTCACCGTCCTCGGCTACCCCAGCGCCGAGAGCGTCAACCCCCGTCACAGCCTGGTCCGTTGCCCCGTCACCACCAAGCGGCTGACGGGGTATCAGCAGCTCAGCATGGCCTGCACCGGCTTCTACGGCGGCGTCTCCGGCGGGCCCTGGATCGAGGGCTACGACCCCGTCAAGGGCACCGGCAAGGTCATCGGCAGCACCGGCGGCTACAACGGCGGCGGCAACGACACCAACGACCACTGGGTGACGTACGCGCCGCTCTACGGCAAGGACGCCCAGGCCCTGTTCAACGACGCCGCAGCCCACCGCGCCGTGGCTCCGAGGCCGCCTTACCGCCCGTCGGCGCCCAAGCCCCTCACACCCCGCTGAGCAGCAGCGACGCCAGCACGAACTGACCGACCCACTGCACCGCGAGCGCGCCGTACCTGACGCCCGGCGCCTTGGCGCGCGGCCACACCAGCGCGGCGATCCCGGCGGCCGTCGCGAGGAGGAAGAGGGAGGGGAGCGCGCCGTCGGGCAGGGTGGAGCAGCCGACGCCGTTCATCAGGCACTGGGTGCCCCGCTCGGTGGCGAGGTGCGCGAGGTAGCTCAGGACGGTCATGGGGAGCAGGAGGCCGAGGCCCCAGCCGGCGAGGATGCTGACGTGGCGGTCGGTGGCGGTGTCCATGGGCCTATTCCAGCGTCCGGCGGGGCTGCGGTGATCGGCGGACATGCTCAACTTCCCTGAGTACACGCTCTCTGAGTACACGCACGCACCCTCACGCTCGTACTCCCCCTCACCCCCGCACGCGCCCTCGCCCCCTCAAACCCGTGCGCCCCCTGTTTGCCGCATCCCGGCAAGGAGTTGTGACAGGACGGTGCCAGTC encodes:
- a CDS encoding trypsin-like serine peptidase, with translation MFGLSVGALGGGPAAAEAGGAQGQRVLREEERYWTADRMADAVPAGGAPVVHGGPRAHVDAGVTAVRKPPPGTPAPVRFAGHPTVGTFFFDSKPLGGRSTFCTGSVVHTAARDIVLTAGHCAVSLTRATHRVFVPKYVSGRPASGQPYGVFPVTRLYIDPRYVANTKKAVSDLDLAFAQTGPNSRGKRVEDVTGALTFAPATGYTHRVTVLGYPSAESVNPRHSLVRCPVTTKRLTGYQQLSMACTGFYGGVSGGPWIEGYDPVKGTGKVIGSTGGYNGGGNDTNDHWVTYAPLYGKDAQALFNDAAAHRAVAPRPPYRPSAPKPLTPR
- a CDS encoding glycosyltransferase, giving the protein MFTSVFISAVSLALFGMAAFTLWWQMHAWRTPEVLAATRFGQPDGAQHTSFSLLLPARHEQAVLDHTIRRLLESSHTDFEIIVIVGHDDPETTEVAERAAARDPRVRVVVDTHEKKNKPKAMNTALPHCRGSVVGVFDAEDQVHPELLAHVDHAFRTTGADVVQGGVQLINFHSSWYSLRNCLEYFFWFRSRLHLHAQKGFIPLGGNTVFVRTDTLREAGGWDSNCLAEDCDLGVRLSSVGKKVVVAYDSDMVTREETPGTLMSLLKQRTRWNQGFLQVYRKKDWKQLPGFGQRLLARYTLMTPFLQAASGVVIPLNVAIALFLDVPVGIAFVTFLPAVTALVTFVFELVGLHDFGKQYGLRVRFVHYVKLVVGGPFYQVLLAGAAIRAVWREQRGRNEWELTEHTGAHLTTREDVPA
- a CDS encoding thioredoxin domain-containing protein — translated: MSNRLVNETSPYLLQHADNPVDWWPWSREAFEEARRVDRPVLLSVGYSSCHWCHVMAHESFEDQETADFLNEHFVSVKVDREERPDVDAVYMEAVQAATGQGGWPMTVFLTPDAEPFYFGTYFPPEPRHGSPSFRQVLEGVRVAWEGRREEVAEVAGRIVRDLGERELSFGDQRPPGEEEPAAALLGLTREYDPQRGGFGGAPKFPPSMVVEFLLRHHARTGAEGALQMAVDTCERMARGGIYDQLGGGFARYSVDREWIVPHFEKMLYDNALLCRVYAHLWRSTGSELARRVALETADFMVRELRTPEGGFASALDADSDDGTGKHVEGAYYVWTPEQLRETLGPDADLAAQYFGVTEEGTFEHGASVLQLPQTEGVFDADRVERIRRLLLAKRAERPAPGRDDKVVAAWNGLAVAALAETGAYFDRPDLVEAAVAAADLVVRVHLDDRAHLSRTSKDGQAGTNAGVLEDYGDVAEGFLALASVTGEGVWLDFAGLLLDHVLARFTDPETGDLYDTASDAEQLIRRPQDPTDNAAPSGWTAAASALLSYAAHTGAAPHRAAAEKALGVVKALGPRVPRFIGWGLAAAEALLDGPREVAVVTPELANPAGKELHRRALLATAPGAVVAYGVTDSDEFPLIVDRHLSGSEPTAYVCRNFTCDLPTTDPDRLRASLT